The Anopheles funestus chromosome X unlocalized genomic scaffold, idAnoFuneDA-416_04 X_unloc_36, whole genome shotgun sequence DNA window ggtacaaagacttaacattttctcaatttttctaaaaaaattcctcattttgccactttggatccttataactcggtcagtttccaatggatcttcaattgtagcacatatttggatagatctggtcattagctaccaaaagttattctacgccgatgtgctaagttgtctgtggaaaaagttattcgaggtacaaagacttaacattttctcaacttttccaaaaaattcctcattttgccactttggatgcttataactcggtcagtttccaatggatcttcaattgtagcacatatttggatagatctggtcattagctaccaaaagttattctacgccgatgtgctaagttgtctgtggaaaaagttattcgaggtacaaagacttatcattttctcaacttttccaaaaaaatcctcattttgccactttggatgcttataactcggtcagtttccaatggatcttcaattgtagcacatatttggatagatctggtcattagctaccaaaagttattctacgccgatgtgctaagttgtctgtggaaaaagttattcgaggtacaaagacttaacattttctcaacttttccaaaaaatttcctcattttgccactttggatgcttataactcggtcagtttccaatggatcttcaattgtagcacatatttggatagatctggtcattagctaccaaaagttattctacgccgatgtgctaagttgtctgtggaaaaagttattcgaggtacaaagacttaacattttctcaacttttccaaaaaaattcctcattttgccactttggatgcttataactcggtcagtttccaatggatcttcaattgtagcacatatttggatagatctggtcattagctaccaaaagttattctacgccgatgtgctaagttgtctgtggaaaaagttattcgaggtacaaagacttaacattttctcaacttttccaaaaaaattcctcattttgccactttggatgcttataactcggtcagtttccaatggatcttcaattgtagcacatatttggatagatctggtcattagctagcaaaagttattctacgccgatgtgctaagttgtctgtggaaaaagttattcgaggtacaaagacttaacattttctcaacttttccaaaaaaatcctcattttgccactttggatgcttataactcggtcagtttccaatggatcttcaattgtagcacatatttggatagatctggtcattagctaccaaaagttattctacgtcgatgtgctaagttgtctgtggaaaaagttattcgaggtacaaagacttaacattttctcaacttttccaaaaaaaattcctcattttgccactttggatgcttataactcggtcagtttccaatggatcttcaattgtagcacatatttggatagatctggtcattagctaccaaaagttattctacgccgatgtgctaagttgtctgtggaaaaagttattcgaggtacaaagacttaacattttctcaacttttccaaaaaaattcctcattttgccactttggatgcttataactcggtcagtttccaatggatcttcaattgcagcacatatttggatagatctggtcattagctaccaaaagttattctacgccgatgtgctaagttgtctgtggaaaaagttattcgaggtacaaagacttaacattttctcaacttttccaaaaaaattcctcattttgccactttggatgcttataactcggtcagtttccaatggatcttcaattgcagcacatatttggatagatagggtcattagctaccaaaagttattctacgccgatgtgctaagttgtctgtggaaaaagttattcgaggtacaaagacttaacattttctcaacttttccaaaaaaattcctcatttgccactttggatgcttataactcggtcagtttccaatggatcttcaattgtagcacatatttggatagatctggtcattagctaccaaaagttattttacgccgatgtgctaagttgtctgtggaaaaagttattcgaggtacaaagacttaacattttctcaacttttccaaaaaaattcctcatttgccactttggatgcttataactcggtcagtttccaatggatcttcaattgtagcacatatttggatagatctggttattaactaccaaaagttattctacgccgatgtgctaagttgtctgtggaaaaagttattcgaggtacaaagacttaacattttctcaacttttccaaaaaaattcctcatttttccactttaggtgcttataactcggtcagtttccaatggatcttcaattgtagcgcatatttggatagatctggtcattagctaccaaaagttattctacgccgatgtgctaagttgtctgtggaaaaagttattcgaggtacaaagacttaacattttctcaacttttccaaaaaaattcctcattttgccactttggatgcttataactcggtcagtttccaatggatcttcaattgcagcacatatttggatagatctggtcattagctaccaaaagttattctacgccgatgtgctaagttgtctgtggaaaaagttattcgaggtacaaagacttaacattttctcaacttttccaaaaaaattcctcattttgccactttaggtgcttataactcggtcagtttccaatggatcttcaattgtagcacatatttggatagatctggtcattagctaccaaaagttattctacgccgatgtgctaagttgtctgtggaaaaagttattcgaggtacaaagacttaacattttctcaacttttccaaaaaaattcctcattttgccactttaggtgcttataactcggtcagtttccaatggatcttcaattgtagcacatatttggatagatctggtcattagctaccaaaagttattctacgccgatgtgctaagttgtctgtggaaaaagttattcgaggtacaaagacttaacattttctcaacttttccaaaaaaatcctcattttgccactttggatgcttataactcggtcagtttccaatggatcttcaattgcagcacatatttggatagatctggtcattagctaccaaaagttattctacgccgatgtgctaagttgtctgtggaaaaagttattcgaggtacaaagacttaacattttctcaacttttccaaaaaaattcctcattttgccactttggatgcttataactcggtcagtttccaatggatcttcaattgcagcacatatttggatagatctggtcattagctaccaaaagttattctacgccgatgtgctaagttgtctgtggaaaaagttattcgaggtacaaagacttaacattttctcaacttttccaaaaaaattcctcattttgccactttaggtgcttataactcggtcagtttccaaaggatcttcaattgtagcacatatttggatagatctggtcattagctaccaaaagttattctacgccgatgtgctaagttgtctgtggaaaaagttattcgaggtacaaagacttaacattttctcaacttttccaaaaaaatcctcattttgccactttggatgcttataactcggtcagtttccaatggatcttcaattgtagcacatatttggatagatctggtcattagctaccaaaagttattctacgccgatgtgctaagttgtctgtggaaaaagttattcgaggtacaaagacttaacattttctcaacttttccaaaaaaattcctcatttttccactttggatgcttataactcggtcagtttccaatggatcttcaattgtagcacatatttggatagatctggtcattagctaccaaaagttattctacgccgatgtgctaagttgtctgtggaaaaagttattcgaggtacaaagacttaacattttctcaacttttccaaaaaaattcctcattttgccactttggatgcttataactcggtcagtttccaatggatcttcaattgtagcacatatttggatagatctggtcattagctaccaaaagttattctacgccgatgtgctaagttgtctgtggaaaaagttattcgaggtacaaagacttaacattttctcaacttttccaaaaaaattcctcattttgccactttggatgcttataactcggtcagtttccaatggatcttcaattgtagcacatatttggatagatctggtcattagctagcaaaagttattctacgccgatgtgctaagttgtctgtggaaaaagttattcgaggtacaaagacttaacattttctcaacttttccaaaaaaatcctcattttgccactttggatgcttataactcggtcagtttccaatggatcttcaattgtagcacatatttggatagatctggtcattagctaccaaaagttattctacgtcgatgtgctaagttgtctgtggaaaaagttattcgaggtacaaagacttaacattttctcaacttttccaaaaaaattcctcattttgccactttaggtgcttataactcggtcagtttccaatggatcttcaattgtagcacatatttggatagatctggtcattagctaccaaaagttattctacgccgatgtgctaagttgtctgtggaaaaagttattcgaggtacaaagacttaacattttctcaacttttccaaaaaaattcctcattttgccactttggatgcttataactcggtcagtttccaatggatcttcaattgcagcacatatttggatagatctggtcattagctaccaaaagttattctacgccgatgtgctaagttgtctgtggaaaaagttattcgaggtacaaagacttaacattttctcaacttttccaaaaaaattcctcattttgccactttggatgcttataactcggtcagtttccaatggatcttcaattgcagcacatatttggatagatctggtcattagctaccaaaagttattctacgccgatgtgctaagttgtctgtggaaaaagttattcgaggtacaaagacttaacattttctcaacttttccaaaaaaattcctcattttgccactttaggtgcttataactcggtcagtttccaaaggatcttcaattgtagcacatatttggatagatctggtcattagctaccaaaagttattctacgccgatgtgctaagttgtctgtggaaaaagttattcgaggtacaaagacttaacattttctcaacttttccaaaaaaatcctcattttgccactttggatgcttataactcggtcagtttccaatggatcttcaattgtagcacatatttggatagatctggtcattagctaccaaaagttattctacgccgatgtgctaagttgtctgtggaaaaagttattcgaggtacaaagacttaacattttctcaacttttccaaaaaaattcctcatttttccactttggatgcttataactcggtcagtttccaatggatcttcaattgtagcacatatttggatagatctggtcattagctaccaaaagttattctacgccgatgtgctaagttgtctgtggaaaaagttattcgaggtacaaagacttaacattttctcaacttttccaaaaaaattcctcattttgccactttggatgcttataactcggtcagtttccaatggatcttcaattgtagcacatatttggatagatctggtcattagctaccaaaagttattctacgccgatgtgctaagttgtctgtggaaaaagttattcgaggtacaaagacttaacattttctcaacttttccaaaaaaattcctcattttgccactttggatgcttataactcggtcagtttccaatggatcttcaattgtagcacatatttggatagatctggtcattagctaccaaaagttattctacgccgatgtgctaagttgtctgtggaaaaaagttattcgaggtacaaagacttaacattttctcaacttttccaaaaaaatcctcattttgccactttggatgcttataactcggtcagtttccaatggatcttcaattgtagcacatatttggatagatctggtcattagctaccaaaagttattctacgtcgatgtgctaagttgtctgtggaaaaagttattcgaggtacaaagacttaacattttctcaacttttccaaaaaaattcctcattttgccactttaggtgcttataactcggtcagtttccaatggatcttcaattgtagcacatatttggatagatctggtcattagctaccaaaagttattctacgccgatgtgctaagttgtctgtggaaaaagttattcgaggtacaaagacttaacattttctcaacttttccaaaaaaattcctcattttgccactttggatgcttataactcggtcagtttccaatggatcttcaattgcagcacatatttggatagatctggtcattagctaccaaaagttattctacgccgatgtgctaagttgtctgtggaaaaagttattcgaggtacaaagacttaacattttctcaacttttccaaaaaaattcctcattttgccactttaggtgcttataactcggtcagtttccaaaggatcttcaattgtagcacatatttggatagatctggtcattagctaccaaaagttattctacgccgatgtgctaagttgtctgtggaaaaagttattcgaggtacaaagacttaacattttctccacttttccaaaaaaattcctcatttttccactttggatgcttataactcggtcagtttccaatggatcttcaattgtagcacatatttggatagatctggtcattagctaccaaaagttattctacgccgatgtgctaagttgtctgtggaaaaagttattcgaggtacaaagacttaacattttctcaacttttccaaaaaaattcctcattttgccactttaggtgcttataactcggtcagtttccaatggatcttcaattgtagcacatatttggatagatctggtcattagctagcaaaagttattctacgccgatgtgctaagttgtctgtggaaaaagttattcgaggtacaaagacttaacattttctcaacttttccaaaaaaatcctcattttgccactttggatgcttataactcggtcagtttccaatggatcttcaattgcagcacatatttggatagatctggtcattagctaccaaaagttattctacgccgatgtgctaagttgtctgtggaaaaagttattcgaggtacaaagacttaacattttctcaacttttccaaaaaaattcctcattttgccactttggatgcttataactcggtcagtttccaatggatcttcaattgcagcacatatttggatagatctggtcattagctaccaaaagttattctacgccgatgtgctaagttgtctgtggaaaaagttattcgaggtacaaagacttaacattttctcaacttttccaaaaaaattcctcattttgccactttggatgcttataactcggtcagtttccaatggatcttcaattgcagcacatatttggatagatctggtcattagctaccaaaagttattctacgccgatgtgctaagttgtctgtggaaaaagttattcgaggtacaaagacttaacattttctcaacttttccaaaaaaaattcctcattttgccactttaggtgcttataactcggtcagtttccaatggatcttcaattgtagcacatatttggatagatctggtcattagctaccaaaagttattctacgccgatgtgctaagttgtctgtggaaaaagttattcgaggtacaaagacttaacattttctcaacttttccaaaaaaatcctcattttgccactttggatgcttataactcggtcagtttccaatggatcttcaattgtagcacatatttggatagatctggttattaactaccaaaagttattctacgccgatgtgctaagttgtctgtggaaaaagttattcgaggtacaaagacttaacattttctcaacttttccaaaaaaattcctcatttttccactttggatgcttataactcggtcagtttccaatggatcttcaattgtagcacatatttggatagatctggtcattagctaccaaaagttattctacgccgatgtgctaagttgtctgtggaaaaagttattcgaggtacaaagacttaacattttctcaacttttccaaaaaaattcctcattttgccactttaggtgcttataactcggtcagtttccaatggatcttcaattgtagcacatatttggatagatctggtcattagctaccaaaagttattctacgccgatgtgctaagttgtctgtggaaaaaggtattcgaggtacaaagacttaacattttctcaacttttccaaaaaaattcctcatttttccactttggatgcttataactcggtcagtttccaatggatcttcaattgtagcacatatttggatagatctggtcattagctagcaaaagttattctacgccgatgtgctaagttgtctgtggaaaaagttattcgaggtacaaagacttaacattttctcaacttttccaaaaaaaatcctcattttgccactttggatgcttataactcggtcagtttccaatggatcttcaattgcagcacatatttagatagatctggtcattagctaccaaaagttattctacgccgatgtgctaagttgtctgtggaaaaagttattcgaggtacaaagacttaacattttctcaacttttccaaaaaaaattcctcattttgccactttggatgcttataactcggtcagtttccaatggatcttcaattgtagcacatatttggatagatctggtcatcagctaccaaaagttattctacgccgatgtgctaagttgtctgtggaaaaagttattcgaggtacaaagacttaacattttctcaacttttccaaaaaaattcctcattttgccactttggatgcttataactcggtcagtttccaatggatcttcaattgtagcacatatttggatagatctggtcattagctaccaaaagttattctacgtcgatgtgctaagttgtctgtggaaaaagttattcgaggtacaaagacttaacattttctcaacttttccaaaaaaattcctcattttgccactttggatgcttataactcggtcagtttccaatggatcttcaattgtagcacatatttggatagatctggtcattagctaccaaaagttattctacgccgatgtgctaagttgtctgtggaaaaagttattcgaggtacaaagacttaacattttctcaacttttcctaaaaaattcctcattttgccactttggatgcttataactcggtcagtttccaatggatcttcaattgtaacacagatttggaaagatctgctcatcagctaccaaaagttattctacgccgatgtgctaagttgtctgtggaaaaagttattcgaggtacaaagacctaaaattttctcaatttttcctaaaaaattcctcattttgccactttggatgcttataactcggtcagtttccaatggatcttcaattgtaacaccgatttggaaagatctgctcatcagctaccaaaagttattctacgccgatgtgctaagttgtctgtagaaaaagttattcgaggtacaaagacttaacattttctcaacttttccaaaaaaaatcctcattttgccactttggatgcttataactcggtcagtttccaatggatcttcaattgtagcacatatttagatagatctggtcattagctaccaaaagttattctacgccgatgtgctaagttgtctgtggaaaaagttattcgaggtacaaagacttaacattttctcaacttttccaaaaaaattcctcattttgccactttggatgcttataactcggtcagtttccaatggatcttcaattgtagcacatatttggatagatctggtcattagctactaaAAGTTAtgctacgccgatgtgctaagttgtctgtggaaaaagttattcgaggtacaaagacttaacattttctcaatttttccaaaaaaattcctcattttgccactttggatgcttataactcggtcagtttccaatggatcttcaattgtagcacatatttggatagatctggtcattagctaccaaaagttattctacgccgatgtgctaagttgtctgtggaaaaagttattcgaggtacaaagacttaacattttctcaacttttccaaaaaaaatcctcattttgccactttggatgcttataactcggtcagtttccaatggatcttcaattgtagcacatatttggatagatctggtcattagctactaaAAGTTAtgctacgccgatgtgctaagttgtctgtggaaaaagttattcgaggtacaaagacttaacattttctcaatttttccaaaaaaattcctcattttgccactttggatgcttataactcggtcagtttccaatggatcttcaattgtagcacatatttggatagatctggtcattagctaccaaaagttattctacgccgatgtgctaagttgtctgtggaaaaagttattcgaggtacaaagacttaacattttctcaacttttccaaaaaaatcctcattttgccactttggatgcttataactcggtcagtttccaatggatcttcaattgtagcacatatttggatagatctggtcattagctaccaaaagttattctacgtcgatgtgctaagttgtctgtggaaaaagttattcgaggtacaaagacttaacattttctcaacttttccaaaaaaattcctcattttgccactttggatgcctataactcggtcagtttccaatggatcttcaattgtagcacatatttggatagatctggtcattagctactaaaagttattctacgctgatgtgctaagttgtctgtggaaaaagttattcgaggtacaaagacttaacattttctcaacttttccaaaaaaattcctcattttgccactttggatgcttataactcggtcagttttcaatggatcttcaattgtagcacatatttggatagatctggtcattagctaccaaaagttattctacgccgatgtgctaagttgtctgtggaaaaagttattcgaggtacaaagacttaacattttctcaacttttccaaaaaaattcctcattttgccactttggatgcttataactcggtcagtttccaatggatcttcaattgtagcacatatttggatagatctggtcattaactaccaaaagttattctacgccgatgtgctaagttgtctgtggaaaaagttattcgaggtacaaagacttaacattttctcaacttttccaaaaaaattcctcattttgccactttggatgcttataactcggtcagtttccaatggatcttcaattgtagcacatatttggatagatctagtcattagctaccaaaagttattctacgccgatgtgctaagttgtctgtggaaaaagttattcgaggtacaaagacttaacattttctcaacttttccaaaaaaattcctaattttgccactttggatgcttataactcggtcagtttccaatggatcttcaattgcagcacatatttggatagatctggtcattagctaccaaaagttattctacgccgatgtgctaagttgtctgtggaaaaagttattcgaggtacaaagacttaacattttctcaacttttccaaaaaaattcctcattttgccactttggatgcttataactcggtcagtttccaatggatcttcaattgcagcacatatttggatagatctggtcattagctaccaaaagttattctacgccgatgtgctaagttgtctgtggaaaaagttat harbors:
- the LOC125773495 gene encoding uncharacterized protein LOC125773495 isoform X1, producing the protein MLITRSVSNGSSIVAHIWIDLVISYQKLFYADVLSCLWKKLFEVQRLNIFSTFPKKFLILPLWMLITRSVSNGSSIVAHIWIDLVISYQKLFYVDVLSCLWKKLFEVQRLNIFSTFPKKFLILPLWMLITRSVSNGSSIVAHIWIDLVISYQKLFYADVLSCLWKKLFEVQRLNIFSTFPKKFLILPLWMLITRSVSNGSSIVTQIWKDLLISYQKLFYADVLSCLWKKLFEVQRLNIFSIFPKKFLILPLWMLITRSVSNGSSIVAHIWIDLVISYQKLFYADVLSCLWKKLFEVQRLNIFSTFPKKILILPLWMLITRSVSNGSSIVAHIWIDLVISY
- the LOC125773495 gene encoding uncharacterized protein LOC125773495 isoform X2, translated to MLITRSVFNGSSIVAHIWIDLVISYQKLFYADVLSCLWKKLFEVQRLNIFSTFPKKFLILPLWMLITRSVSNGSSIVAHIWIDLVINYQKLFYADVLSCLWKKLFEVQRLNIFSTFPKKFLILPLWMLITRSVSNGSSIVAHIWIDLVISYQKLFYADVLSCLWKKLFEVQRLNIFSTFPKKFLILPLWMLITRSVSNGSSIAAHIWIDLVISYQKLFYADVLSCLWKKLFEVQRLNIFSTFPKKFLILPLWMLITRSVSNGSSIAAHIWIDLVISYQKLFYADVLSCLWKKLFEVQRLNIFSTFPKKFLILPL